The genomic window TTCTACACACTTGAATCAGATGCTAAATTTGCTATTGGGCAAGAAGTATTAGTCAAAATTGATTGGAATCGTAGATACAATTTAATGAGATTGCATTTTGCTGCTGAAGTTGTATTAGAATTATTTTATAAAAGATTTACTAATCTTGAAAAAATTGGTGCACATATATCTGATAATAAAAGCAGAATAGATTTTGAATTAAGTGAAAGTGTATCTTCTTTACTTCCTGAAATTCAAGCAGAAGCTCAGAGTTTAATTGATGCAGATTTTTTAATTGAAAGTTCATATTCCGATGAAAAAAATGAGCGAAGATATTGGAAAGTCGAGAATTTTGCTCAGGTTTCATGTGGAGGAACACATTTAAAGAGAACATCAGAAGTTGGTAAATTAACTTTAAAAAGAAAAAATATTGGTAAAGGCAAAGAACGAATAGAAATTTTTGTTAATTAATATATAAATTTTAAACACATAAAGCATAACTATGGATGCAACTTCAAATTTAATTGAAAAATAAAGAAGAGCTTTCTCTTCTTTATTTTGAATTTTTTTTAGCTATTTTATCAGCTTTTTTTTCTTTCATTGATTTTGCAGGTTCTTTTTTTACTGCTTTTTTAACGTCTTTACCTTTTGCCATTTTTACTCCTTTATCAAGTTATATGCTTTCATTATATCTTAAAAAAACTATCTTTACATTTGAGCATAATTAATTCTTGCTATTTTAAATAAACTGGTAGTTTATTTAGAATAAAAGTATTCTTAAGTATAATTAGACCATCAGTTTATAAAAGGATAAATATGCCAAAAATTGTGAATAAAGATGAAAAAATTGATTATATTTGTGAGGAAGCATACAAAGTATTTGTTGAAATTGGAATTGATGATTTTTCTTTAAACAAATTTATTGTAGATATTAATATGTCAAAAGGACAGTTTTACCACTATTTTTCTACAAAAGAGCAATTAATCTATAAAGTTATGTCAAAAAAGACATTTGAATTAATCAATAACACAATAGAAAAATATAAATATGAAGAAAGTTATATAAATAAAATAAATTTAATTTTTGAGATATATCTAAATGAAGAACAAGCTTATAAGGATTTAAGAAAATTATATATTAATACTTTACACATGTATATTACTTCAAATGATGATGAAATAAAAAAGTTTAATAATGATTTATACAAAAATATATTTGATAGTTTAGAACAACTTTTTGACGATGAGATAGCAAAAGGTAATTTTCATGCCAATTCAAAAAATTTAGCAAAATCTTTATGTGCAACAGCCGATGGAATGTTTTTATTATCAGTTATGATAGAAAATTATGATTTAAAAACCCAATTAACAAACTACTTTTTAGAGATTGAAAAGTTATCAAAAATAAATTAAAAGAAAATATATGAACGTAACAAAAGATAAAATATCATCAGTTTTTTTCCAATATTCAATACCCTCAGTATTAGGAATGTTGGCCATTTCATCAGCAAGTATTGTTGATGGATTTTTTATAGGAAATTATGTAGGGGATTTTGGCCTTGCTGCAATTAATATAAGTTTTCCTATTTTCTCTTTATTATTTGGTTTTGCTTTAATGTTGGCAATTGGTAGTAGTGTTACAACTGGAAAACTAATAGGTGAAGGAGATATTAAAAGTGCTTCTATGATTTTTAGTAAAACTATGATTTGTATTACTCTTTTTAGTTTTTTATCTTGTACAGTTTTATTTTTGAATGTTGAAACTATTTTACATCTTTTTGGTGCAGATGAAAATTTGACAAAAATTGCAATAGAATATTTATCAATTATATTGATTTTTATTCCATTTTTGATGATTGGAGTTGTTTTAGATTATTTTGTAAGAGTTGATAATAGACCAAATCTTGCTTTTGTAGCTTTACTTTCAAGTGCAATTATAAATGTGGTATTAGATTGGTTTATGATTGTATATTTACAAAAAGGTATTTTTGGAGCAGCATTAGCAACTGGTATATCTCAACTAACATTATTGATTATTCTTTTGCCTCATTTTTTTTCAAAAAAGGCAACACTTAAATTTGTAAAACCAATAGGAAGTTATATTCAAATAATAAAAGCTTCATACAATGGAGCTTCTGAGTTTGTAAATGAAATTTCAATTGGAATAACAACTTTAATTTTTAACTATGTAATGATAAAAAATTTCAATATTGAAGGAGTTGCAGCATTTACAGTTATAAATTATCTTTTAATGATAGGAATAATGATAAGTTTTGGAATTAGTGACTCTTTACAACCAATAATTAGTAAAAATTTTGGGGCAAAAGAAAATAAAAGAATAGAAGAATTCTTGAAATTATCTTTTATTACTGCAAGTATTGTGGGCTTTATAATGATAGTATTAATTTTATTTATACCAGATACCCTTGCAAATATTTTTTTAGAAGATACAAATTATAAAACGAAACAAATAGTTCTAAATTTTGCTACATTTATTTGGATAGCTTTTATTTTTAATGGTATTAATCTTGTAATCTCAGCTTATTTTACTGCAATTCATAGGCCTTTGCATTCTATGATTATTGCTGTATCAAGAAGTTTTATTTTCCCTATATTTTTTATATTTACTTTACCATTTTTATTTGATTTAAATGGAATATTTATGGCAATACCAATGGCAGAATTTATAAGTTTTATAATAGCAGTGATTTTATTTAAAAAGTTTAGTCCAGAAAAGATAATTTATAAGTTATAAAAAATAGATTCACTTTTTATAAAAGTGAATCTATTTTAATTTTATATTCTAAATCTTTTCCAGCAAGGGGATGATTAAAATCAATAGTTACCTCTTTTTCACCTATTTCTTTTACAATAAATTGAATAGGTTGGTCGTTTTCATCTTGAGCTTGTATTTGCATTCCAACTTTTAAATCATCAATTCCTGTAAATTGCTCAATTGGAAGTATCTCAATTGCATTTGAGTTATACTCTCCATAAGCTTCAGCAGCAGGAACTAAAATATCAGCCGCTTCTCCTGCTTTCATATTTATGATTCTACTTTCAAGGCCTGCAATTACTTGTCCTGTTCCAAAAGAAAATTCAAAAGGTTTGTTGCTTCTGCTTCCATCAACTAAAACTCCATCAACTTTTACTTCAAACATTATTTTTACTGTTTGATTAATTTCTATAGGCATATTATCCCTTATTTTAATTTATGAACTATATTGTATTAAAAATAAAATATCAAATAAGCTGCCTTTATTGTTTGAAAAATGGATATTTTTTTATATAATAAAAAACAAAGTAATCAAATTAAAATTAAAAAAGTAAATTATGAAATTCAAAAAAGTCCAAATCATTTTTTTAATCTGTTTATTAACTCTATTTCAATCTTGTACTATGCCAACTCAAAAAATAGAAAGTATCGCTCAGACAAATTCTGCAACACAAATAGAAGAGTATAAAAAAGAGATTTTAAAATCATTAATTGAATATAAAAAAAGATTAGATTTAAGAAATCCATATGCTTATAATAAACAAATAGAAAGTAGTTTAGAACACCAAATCATAAAAAATCAAGATTATATAAACTTATTAAAAGATGGGAAAAGATTAAATACTTATAATCAATATTTTTATTATGCTTTTTCAAAAGAAAATATAAAAAATAGAAATGATTTTTTAATAATAGGACTT from Arcobacter venerupis includes these protein-coding regions:
- a CDS encoding TetR/AcrR family transcriptional regulator encodes the protein MPKIVNKDEKIDYICEEAYKVFVEIGIDDFSLNKFIVDINMSKGQFYHYFSTKEQLIYKVMSKKTFELINNTIEKYKYEESYINKINLIFEIYLNEEQAYKDLRKLYINTLHMYITSNDDEIKKFNNDLYKNIFDSLEQLFDDEIAKGNFHANSKNLAKSLCATADGMFLLSVMIENYDLKTQLTNYFLEIEKLSKIN
- a CDS encoding MATE family efflux transporter; translated protein: MNVTKDKISSVFFQYSIPSVLGMLAISSASIVDGFFIGNYVGDFGLAAINISFPIFSLLFGFALMLAIGSSVTTGKLIGEGDIKSASMIFSKTMICITLFSFLSCTVLFLNVETILHLFGADENLTKIAIEYLSIILIFIPFLMIGVVLDYFVRVDNRPNLAFVALLSSAIINVVLDWFMIVYLQKGIFGAALATGISQLTLLIILLPHFFSKKATLKFVKPIGSYIQIIKASYNGASEFVNEISIGITTLIFNYVMIKNFNIEGVAAFTVINYLLMIGIMISFGISDSLQPIISKNFGAKENKRIEEFLKLSFITASIVGFIMIVLILFIPDTLANIFLEDTNYKTKQIVLNFATFIWIAFIFNGINLVISAYFTAIHRPLHSMIIAVSRSFIFPIFFIFTLPFLFDLNGIFMAIPMAEFISFIIAVILFKKFSPEKIIYKL
- a CDS encoding FKBP-type peptidyl-prolyl cis-trans isomerase — protein: MPIEINQTVKIMFEVKVDGVLVDGSRSNKPFEFSFGTGQVIAGLESRIINMKAGEAADILVPAAEAYGEYNSNAIEILPIEQFTGIDDLKVGMQIQAQDENDQPIQFIVKEIGEKEVTIDFNHPLAGKDLEYKIKIDSLL